One Phragmites australis chromosome 23, lpPhrAust1.1, whole genome shotgun sequence DNA window includes the following coding sequences:
- the LOC133905685 gene encoding uncharacterized protein LOC133905685, translated as MGFLICACLLQLLFLGSPRVAAQSPARILDATLQDYAYRAFVRPRTGIVYNATLPGNLTGIAVSALRLRSGSLRRKGVADYFEFGLPTGIIVQPYVERVVLVYQNLGNWSDYYYPLPGYTYLTPLLGLLVYDAANLSAVGLQELSIVASGSPISVNFSNVRLVPPGASAPRCVWFDLDGVPQFQDPEATNVCATFRRGHLSIVVNSSEIAPAPAPAPAPAPAPSGIVAPPRPSPGGRSKGSSKAWKIAVGTVGAAIVLGLLASLLLCLVRYKRDKMLQQMERNAEVGETLRMAPVGRTQAPVALGTRTQPMIENEYAA; from the coding sequence ATGGGCTTCTTGATCTGTGCCTGCCTCCTCCAGCTACTCTTCTTGGGCTCTCCTCGAGTGGCGGCACAGTCGCCGGCCAGGATCCTCGACGCAACGCTGCAGGACTACGCGTACCGGGCGTTCGTGCGCCCGCGCACTGGCATTGTCTACAACGCCACCCTGCCGGGCAACCTCACCGGCATTGCGGTCTCTGCGCTCCGCCTGCGCAGCGGCAGCCTCCGGCGGAAAGGCGTCGCTGACTACTTCGAGTTCGGGCTGCCCACCGGCATCATCGTGCAGCCGTACGTGGAGCGGGTGGTGCTCGTGTACCAGAATCTGGGCAACTGGTCCGACTACTATTACCCCCTCCCCGGGTACACCTACCTCACACCACTGCTGGGGCTGCTGGTCTATGACGCGGCCAACTTGTCGGCCGTGGGATTGCAGGAGTTGAGCATTGTCGCGTCAGGGAGTCCGATTTCTGTAAATTTCAGCAATGTCAGGCTGGTGCCGCCAGGGGCTTCAGCGCCGCGGTGTGTGTGGTTTGATTTGGATGGTGTGCCGCAGTTCCAGGACCCGGAGGCAACCAATGTGTGCGCGACGTTTCGCCGAGGGCACTTATCCATAGTGGTGAACTCCAGTGAGattgctcctgctcctgctcctgctcctgctccagctccagctccatcCGGCATAGTTGCTCCGCCAAGACCATCCCCGGGGGGTCGTTCGAAGGGCAGCTCGAAGGCATGGAAGATTGCTGTCGGTACGGTTGGGGCTGCCATAGTGTTGGGGCTGTTGGCTTCACTTTTGCTGTGCTTGGTGAGGTATAAAAGGGATAAGATGCTTCAGCAGATGGAACGGAATGCAGAGGTTGGGGAGACATTGCGGATGGCGCCGGTTGGGCGGACGCAGGCACCTGTGGCATTGGGGACACGGACACAACCGATGATTGAGAACGAGTATGCTGCATAG